From a region of the Alnus glutinosa chromosome 1, dhAlnGlut1.1, whole genome shotgun sequence genome:
- the LOC133858576 gene encoding transcription factor FAMA-like isoform X1 → MLFCSKTGFLQAPLLPPSFSGLDYPPDHQQFMKPRIGETSGDNNNNNNGMVDYLLSHQQQQQQQQIASGFCGSGSFDKLSFADVMQFADFGPKLALNQSKISEEESGIDPVYFLKFPVLNDKLEDHTSLMVPQHGACDEDIRFKGVVGVEDEARLLGEESGFREDEEAARDISDDTSVQLRFLGEDHLHKNPTPEAKTKRKRPRSIKTSEEVESQRMTHIAVERNRRKQMNEHLRVLRSLMPGSYVQRGDQASIIGGAIEFVRELEQLLQCLESQKRRRIFGEGPRQADSSLAIQQPQAPQPQPPCFPPIPLPNDQFKLVDFEIGLREETAENKSCLADVEVKLLGFDAMIKILSRRRPGQLVKTIAALEDLQLNILHTNITTIEQTVLYSFNVKVASESRFTAEDIASSVQQIFSFIHQTAPCDVI, encoded by the exons ATGTTGTTTTGCTCTAAGACCGGATTCTTGCAGGCACCTTTACTGCCGCCAAGTTTTTCTGGCCTGGATTACCCTCCAGATCATCAACAATTCATGAAGCCACGGATTGGTGAAACTTCAGGagataacaacaacaacaacaacgggATGGTCGATTACTTGTTGAGTCAtcaacagcaacagcaacaaCAGCAAATAGCTTCCGGATTTTGCGGTTCGGGTTCTTTTGATAAATTGAGCTTCGCTGATGTGATGCAGTTTGCCGACTTTGGGCCCAAATTGGCACTGAACCAATCCAAGATTTCGGAAGAAGAATCTGGGATTGACCCGGTTTACTTTCTTAAGTTCCCGGTCTTGAATGACAAGTTGGAGGATCATACGTCTCTGATGGTCCCACAGCATGGAGCATGTGATGAAGATATCAGGTTCAAAGGGGTGGTGGGTGTGGAAGATGAAGCAAGATTATTGGGAGAAGAAAGTGGGTTTAGAGAGGATGAGGAAGCTGCCCGGGACATTTCTGATGATACTTCGGTGCAACTTAGATTTCTGGGTGAAGATCATCTCCACAAGAACCCTACACCCGAAGCCAAAACCAAGAGAAAAAGACCAAGAAGTATTAAGACGAGCGAGGAAGTGGAGAGCCAGCGGATGACTCACATTGCGGTTGAAAGGAACAGAAGGAAGCAAATGAATGAACATCTTCGCGTCTTGAGATCCCTCATGCCCGGTTCATACGTGCAAAGG GGGGATCAAGCTTCTATTATTGGGGGAGCCATTGAGTTTGTGAGGGAATTGGAGCAACTTCTGCAATGCTTAGAATCACAGAAGCGGCGAAGAATCTTTGGAGAAGGTCCAAGACAGGCTGATTCATCTCTTGCAATCCAACAGCCTCAGGCGCCTCAGCCACAGCCACCATGCTTTCCTCCTATACCTCTTCCAAATGATCAGTTCAAGCTTGTGGACTTTGAGATCGGACTCCGAGAGGAGACAGCTGAGAACAAGTCCTGCTTGGCTGATGTGGAGGTGAAGCTTCTAGGGTTTGACGCCATGATCAAAATTCTTTCTAGAAGAAGACCAGGCCAGCTCGTCAAAACCATCGCAGCGCTTGAAGATTTGCAGCTTAATATCCTTCACACCAACATCACCACCATTGAACAAACTGTTCTCTATTCGTTCAATGTCAAG GTTGCTAGTGAATCGAGGTTCACAGCTGAAGATATCGCGAGCTCGGTTCAACAGATATTCAGTTTTATCCATCAAACAGCGCCATGTGACGTAATCTAG
- the LOC133858576 gene encoding transcription factor FAMA-like isoform X2 has product MEKEENYSAPLLPPSFSGLDYPPDHQQFMKPRIGETSGDNNNNNNGMVDYLLSHQQQQQQQQIASGFCGSGSFDKLSFADVMQFADFGPKLALNQSKISEEESGIDPVYFLKFPVLNDKLEDHTSLMVPQHGACDEDIRFKGVVGVEDEARLLGEESGFREDEEAARDISDDTSVQLRFLGEDHLHKNPTPEAKTKRKRPRSIKTSEEVESQRMTHIAVERNRRKQMNEHLRVLRSLMPGSYVQRGDQASIIGGAIEFVRELEQLLQCLESQKRRRIFGEGPRQADSSLAIQQPQAPQPQPPCFPPIPLPNDQFKLVDFEIGLREETAENKSCLADVEVKLLGFDAMIKILSRRRPGQLVKTIAALEDLQLNILHTNITTIEQTVLYSFNVKVASESRFTAEDIASSVQQIFSFIHQTAPCDVI; this is encoded by the exons atggagaaagaagaaaactacTCG GCACCTTTACTGCCGCCAAGTTTTTCTGGCCTGGATTACCCTCCAGATCATCAACAATTCATGAAGCCACGGATTGGTGAAACTTCAGGagataacaacaacaacaacaacgggATGGTCGATTACTTGTTGAGTCAtcaacagcaacagcaacaaCAGCAAATAGCTTCCGGATTTTGCGGTTCGGGTTCTTTTGATAAATTGAGCTTCGCTGATGTGATGCAGTTTGCCGACTTTGGGCCCAAATTGGCACTGAACCAATCCAAGATTTCGGAAGAAGAATCTGGGATTGACCCGGTTTACTTTCTTAAGTTCCCGGTCTTGAATGACAAGTTGGAGGATCATACGTCTCTGATGGTCCCACAGCATGGAGCATGTGATGAAGATATCAGGTTCAAAGGGGTGGTGGGTGTGGAAGATGAAGCAAGATTATTGGGAGAAGAAAGTGGGTTTAGAGAGGATGAGGAAGCTGCCCGGGACATTTCTGATGATACTTCGGTGCAACTTAGATTTCTGGGTGAAGATCATCTCCACAAGAACCCTACACCCGAAGCCAAAACCAAGAGAAAAAGACCAAGAAGTATTAAGACGAGCGAGGAAGTGGAGAGCCAGCGGATGACTCACATTGCGGTTGAAAGGAACAGAAGGAAGCAAATGAATGAACATCTTCGCGTCTTGAGATCCCTCATGCCCGGTTCATACGTGCAAAGG GGGGATCAAGCTTCTATTATTGGGGGAGCCATTGAGTTTGTGAGGGAATTGGAGCAACTTCTGCAATGCTTAGAATCACAGAAGCGGCGAAGAATCTTTGGAGAAGGTCCAAGACAGGCTGATTCATCTCTTGCAATCCAACAGCCTCAGGCGCCTCAGCCACAGCCACCATGCTTTCCTCCTATACCTCTTCCAAATGATCAGTTCAAGCTTGTGGACTTTGAGATCGGACTCCGAGAGGAGACAGCTGAGAACAAGTCCTGCTTGGCTGATGTGGAGGTGAAGCTTCTAGGGTTTGACGCCATGATCAAAATTCTTTCTAGAAGAAGACCAGGCCAGCTCGTCAAAACCATCGCAGCGCTTGAAGATTTGCAGCTTAATATCCTTCACACCAACATCACCACCATTGAACAAACTGTTCTCTATTCGTTCAATGTCAAG GTTGCTAGTGAATCGAGGTTCACAGCTGAAGATATCGCGAGCTCGGTTCAACAGATATTCAGTTTTATCCATCAAACAGCGCCATGTGACGTAATCTAG
- the LOC133868685 gene encoding F-box protein CPR1-like translates to MENSAGFINSMPFLAAMAFRYDLINDYYKVIRVVQFYRNFDEIRAFEVKVYSLSTHSWTRVEEEWPKESRPYSSSASLNGAFHWLVTLSGLPITSSALLAFDLATKKFREYTILVQLDEDSVVGFVVLRGCICICTNVYVTLKDVWVIKEYGVDNTWTRLYTIILDAVSWPLEYCKPLVCSKDGKKVLMEQYDECLFWYDIEERRSMRVLLLRMSDSFATTICVGSFVLLEVISNNNTPELEGLNLLVEAMEKVAF, encoded by the exons ATGGAAAACTCTGCTGGTTTCATCAACTCTATGCCTTTCTTGGCTGCTATGGCCTTCAGGTACGACCTAATTAATGACTACTACAAAGTGATTAGGGTTGTGCAGTTCTATAGAAATTTTGATGAGATAAGGGCCTTTGAAGTCAAGGTATATAGTCTGAGTACGCATTCTTGGACGAGGGTTGAAGAGGAATGGCCTAAAGAGTCCCGTCCTTATTCGAGCTCGGCTTCCTTAAACGGTGCTTTCCATTGGTTGGTTACTCTGAGTGGGCTCCCGATCACCTCATCCGCCCTTTTGGCTTTCGATCTAGCCACCAAGAAGTTCAGGGAGTATACGATCCTAGTTCAATTGGATGAAGATTCAGTGGTCGGTTTTGTGGTCTTGAGAGGATGTATATGTATTTGTACGAATGTCTATGTTACACTGAAAGATGTTTGGGTGATCAAGGAGTACGGGGTAGACAACACTTGGACTCGGCTTTACACCATTATTCTAGATGCAGTGTCTTGGCCTCTTGAGTACTGTAAGCCTTTGGTGTGCTCCAAAGATGGAAAGAAGGTTCTGATGGAGCAGTATGACGAGTGTCTCTTTTGGTATGACATAGAGGAGAGAAGGAGCATGCGGGTTCTGCTTCTTCGTATGTCTGATTCGTTTGCGACGACCATTTGTGTGGGAAGCTTTGTTCTTCTTGAGGTGATATC GAATAATAATACACCAGAGCTTGAGGGCCTTAATCTGTTGGTGGAAGCGATGGAGAAAGTAgcattttga